The Clostridioides difficile genome has a segment encoding these proteins:
- a CDS encoding GGDEF domain-containing protein, producing MEDIDSIILDSMFKLTLNEKLLNNNDFFEKRIDEINNSINYYKTEQSSLMLLKLNFLLALLYGIQGFSEKMKKYILISCKYIEQYLPIDYVFLARFYSQIAILSLKNEDVNRANLYIDKFNLICKDSNFLVEEIIFESQLIYIKASKYIDSSIIIKEIEDLYVKVKETNDFNCKKIYFFIIGKIYFLFLDDALIAKMNFLKARKYAELSKDIEVCSLCDIKLGECECSFENYEGAREYFNEVIKNKKYTNVNMIQKYRASNNITKILIKTKDYSGAINNLAKSEVYLEKFKNQDLKEVEKLDLCINLAIYYAESNEKSFEQSTCYLNRAKNLLNNINSAEEYIIYDLEVTYHQVNIYYIFENYEKALITSKKLLKKAKEAKNYNYVKEAYKTIHMCFEKLQDYEMSMKYFKMYYELKQMYMKARNRNYIDSLNYRHEHIEKEINNMKKIKLDLDKKKYIDPLTNAYNRAYLNSFLEKQEVSEYSTAFMIDVDYFKEYNDTHGHYNGDVALKNITMTIKRYLKEDMSVIRYGGEEFLILSICKDYRKSKVFGKKLCKVVKKFLNDDLTISIGIDTCKNSSIDISEIIENADKALYKAKQTGRNRCLHYYDFKNF from the coding sequence TTGGAAGATATAGATAGTATAATTCTAGACTCAATGTTTAAACTGACCTTGAATGAAAAACTATTAAATAATAATGACTTTTTTGAAAAAAGAATTGATGAAATTAACAATTCAATTAATTACTACAAAACTGAACAAAGTAGTTTGATGTTATTAAAATTAAATTTTTTGTTAGCTTTACTGTATGGCATTCAAGGATTTAGTGAAAAAATGAAAAAGTATATTTTGATTTCATGTAAATATATTGAACAATACTTACCTATAGATTATGTGTTTTTAGCACGATTTTATTCACAAATAGCTATTTTAAGTTTAAAGAATGAAGATGTAAATAGAGCAAATCTATATATAGATAAATTTAATCTTATTTGTAAGGATAGCAATTTTTTAGTGGAAGAAATTATTTTTGAATCGCAATTGATTTATATTAAAGCAAGTAAATATATTGATTCTTCTATAATAATTAAGGAAATAGAAGATTTATATGTAAAAGTAAAAGAAACTAATGATTTTAATTGTAAAAAAATATATTTTTTTATAATTGGAAAGATATATTTTTTATTTTTAGATGATGCATTAATTGCTAAAATGAATTTCTTAAAAGCAAGAAAATATGCAGAGTTATCAAAAGATATAGAAGTATGCTCACTATGCGATATAAAGCTAGGGGAATGTGAGTGTTCATTTGAAAACTACGAAGGTGCAAGAGAATACTTTAATGAAGTAATAAAGAATAAGAAGTATACAAATGTAAATATGATTCAAAAATATAGAGCGTCAAATAATATAACTAAAATATTAATAAAAACTAAAGACTACTCAGGTGCTATAAATAATTTAGCAAAGTCTGAAGTATATTTAGAAAAATTTAAGAATCAAGATTTAAAAGAAGTAGAAAAATTAGACTTATGTATAAATCTAGCTATATATTATGCAGAAAGTAATGAAAAATCATTTGAGCAATCAACTTGTTATTTAAATCGGGCTAAAAATTTATTAAATAACATAAATAGTGCAGAGGAGTATATAATATATGATTTAGAAGTAACTTATCATCAGGTTAATATATATTATATATTTGAAAATTATGAAAAGGCTTTAATTACAAGTAAAAAACTTCTTAAAAAGGCTAAAGAGGCTAAAAATTATAATTATGTAAAAGAAGCATATAAAACTATACACATGTGTTTTGAGAAGCTACAAGATTATGAAATGAGTATGAAATACTTTAAAATGTACTATGAGTTAAAACAAATGTATATGAAAGCTAGAAATAGAAATTATATAGACTCTTTAAATTATAGACATGAACATATCGAAAAAGAAATAAATAATATGAAGAAAATAAAACTCGATTTAGATAAGAAAAAATATATTGACCCTTTGACAAATGCTTATAATAGGGCATATTTAAATAGTTTCTTAGAAAAACAAGAGGTTAGTGAATACAGTACTGCATTTATGATAGATGTAGACTATTTTAAGGAATACAATGACACTCATGGTCATTATAATGGAGATGTTGCTCTTAAAAATATAACTATGACAATAAAGCGATATTTAAAAGAGGACATGTCTGTTATAAGGTATGGGGGAGAAGAATTTTTAATATTGTCTATATGTAAAGATTACAGAAAAAGCAAGGTATTTGGAAAAAAGTTATGTAAGGTTGTAAAAAAATTCTTAAATGATGATTTGACAATTAGTATTGGTATTGATACATGTAAAAATAGTAGTATAGATATAAGTGAAATAATTGAAAATGCGGATAAAGCCTTATATAAAGCAAAACAAACTGGAAGAAATAGATGTTTGCATTATTATGATTTTAAGAATTTTTAA
- a CDS encoding GGDEF domain-containing protein, producing MIYLKGSLIEDLKRNIKKIEYDMLTKFYLNLTDLNYILDYHKDLLNTKIDAKDKIYILYLISLINYVKKDREASYNYLIESLKDIKQLSLKDDADIISKIYIYLTLSAISIKKYDKANHFYSLAKKIIKQQRLNELLVLFNMSLCVEISALYKTKSDVVLLVEEVSFFKKLKNKVLVSRANYIFGRVYLYLFNNFIKSMEYLIECLRLAQENNLYSIEAFCKCIISLCYLESGNNREAIKYIKNALDVAHNNNSVYSTERVAIKIDLIWAYLREDMNKEAEVVLEKTIELMDVVEGVYKDYLYSFIFLYSAEIELKKDTCNFERVNAYLILSKNIYKSFGDVFIYNSKLDYIYKLYGDLYIKFNNVDEGISYYLKGLNLVKKSSLNPKKVSIFYGLIAKGYELKKDFKLAIEYYKSMDWYSDKWEKNNSYKTSQGIHKQYELRQKQESLRLLADDNKKLENDILTDGLTQLYNRRYLEQQLNLFNEDRDKNMMAILIDIDYFKSYNDNYGHPAGDKVIIKVTDIIKNVFIDITEHIIRYGGEEILILVDSIKSINVEEIDKIEIYIKRVFKLLEFEGIEHIYSKVENYVTISAGVSIKRCCSRKDVEILIEDADKNLYKSKKAGRNQYIL from the coding sequence GTGATTTACTTGAAAGGGAGTTTAATAGAAGATTTAAAGAGAAATATAAAAAAGATAGAATATGATATGTTGACTAAGTTCTATCTAAATTTAACCGATTTAAACTACATCTTGGACTATCACAAAGACCTTTTAAATACAAAAATAGATGCTAAAGATAAAATCTATATTTTATATTTAATTAGTCTAATAAACTATGTAAAAAAAGATAGAGAAGCATCGTATAATTATTTGATAGAGTCACTAAAAGATATTAAACAGTTATCATTAAAAGATGATGCAGATATAATATCTAAGATTTATATTTATCTTACTCTATCTGCTATTTCTATAAAAAAATATGATAAAGCAAATCATTTTTATTCTTTAGCCAAAAAAATTATAAAACAACAACGTTTGAATGAATTATTGGTTTTATTCAATATGAGTTTATGTGTAGAAATAAGTGCATTATATAAAACTAAATCTGATGTAGTACTATTAGTAGAAGAAGTATCTTTTTTTAAAAAATTAAAAAATAAAGTTCTTGTAAGTAGAGCAAATTATATATTTGGTAGAGTGTATCTATACTTATTTAACAACTTTATAAAAAGTATGGAGTATTTGATTGAATGTCTAAGACTAGCTCAGGAAAATAATCTATATTCTATAGAAGCCTTTTGCAAATGTATAATAAGTTTGTGTTATTTAGAAAGTGGAAATAACAGAGAAGCTATAAAGTATATAAAAAATGCACTAGATGTTGCACATAATAATAATTCAGTATATTCAACTGAAAGAGTAGCAATAAAAATAGACCTTATATGGGCGTATTTAAGAGAAGATATGAATAAAGAAGCAGAAGTTGTTTTAGAAAAAACTATAGAACTGATGGATGTTGTTGAAGGTGTATATAAAGATTATTTGTATTCATTCATATTTTTATATTCAGCTGAAATTGAGTTAAAGAAAGATACTTGTAACTTTGAAAGAGTAAATGCATATTTGATTCTATCAAAAAATATATATAAAAGTTTTGGTGATGTTTTTATATATAATTCTAAATTAGATTATATTTATAAGTTATATGGAGATTTATATATAAAGTTTAACAATGTAGATGAAGGAATAAGCTATTATTTGAAAGGTTTAAACTTAGTTAAAAAAAGTTCATTAAATCCTAAAAAAGTGTCAATATTTTATGGTCTAATAGCAAAAGGATATGAATTGAAAAAAGATTTCAAACTAGCAATTGAATATTATAAAAGTATGGATTGGTATTCAGATAAGTGGGAAAAAAACAATTCTTATAAAACATCACAAGGTATCCATAAACAATATGAGTTAAGACAAAAACAAGAAAGTTTAAGATTACTTGCAGATGATAATAAGAAATTGGAAAATGATATTTTAACTGATGGACTAACTCAACTATATAATAGAAGATACTTAGAACAACAATTGAATTTATTCAATGAAGACAGAGATAAAAATATGATGGCAATATTGATTGATATAGATTATTTTAAAAGCTATAACGATAACTATGGTCATCCAGCAGGAGATAAAGTTATAATTAAAGTAACTGACATTATAAAAAATGTATTTATAGATATTACTGAACACATAATTAGATATGGAGGAGAGGAAATTTTAATATTAGTAGATTCTATAAAATCAATAAATGTTGAAGAGATTGATAAGATAGAAATATATATTAAAAGAGTTTTTAAACTTCTTGAATTTGAAGGAATTGAACATATATACTCTAAAGTAGAAAACTATGTGACTATAAGTGCTGGAGTAAGTATAAAAAGATGTTGTAGTAGAAAAGATGTCGAGATATTAATTGAAGATGCAGACAAAAACCTATATAAATCCAAAAAAGCAGGTAGAAATCAGTATATACTATAA
- a CDS encoding sigma 54-interacting transcriptional regulator produces MILLQKKIGIIASDIELKERIEELYREDVENGTIIIDILNLDLMENQGRILVEKGAQAIIGRGGGYSLVIDTVSVPVIPMNMKSTDLLRAIEMAKRYSKKVVLILGDNEVSFDYVGWRNVISTEITEEWFESKYEIRSKVVKYIDQKDEVVIVGGGLACSFARQYGIDSVFATASDESIREAVEYCKKLLDTLGEEKFNNEVLRNILDGIKDGVIAIDSNGSIILYNESAKNMLKVERKCALNKYILDVFPKMGWLLDCLHEKDDAEDRKIRNINNLIVNTRTTLIKVDDSTYGVLGIIQDITKLQNLERKIRFDLNQKGLYARYTFDDFLFKDKLTKEFIEEAKKIGKSDYTTLLYGESGSGKEIIAHSIHNISKRKDRPFVAINCATIAENLLESELFGYEEGAFTGARKGGKRGLFELAHGGTLFLDEINSLSFNIQTKLLRVIEERQIMRIGSDYIIPLDIRIIAATNESLTEKIVMGTFRADLFYRLSSLEINIPPLRDRREDIIPLFNNFVNEVLKDDGLNGINSIDENFALTKDEINALYNYSWPGNVRELKTIAQKYVVTGKIKLRKEQNFKAKEAVSSPSIEEFNVETTASMETTDEVIDIGKINDGKVSIDIKEVNKYVEEKIISMLFAQGLSKNEVAQILGISRTSLWKKYNKNI; encoded by the coding sequence GTGATTTTATTGCAAAAGAAGATAGGAATTATAGCCTCTGATATTGAATTAAAAGAAAGAATAGAAGAATTATATAGAGAAGATGTAGAAAATGGAACTATAATAATCGACATACTTAATCTTGATTTGATGGAAAATCAGGGACGTATACTTGTTGAGAAAGGTGCTCAAGCTATAATCGGTAGGGGTGGAGGTTATAGTTTAGTAATAGACACAGTAAGTGTACCTGTAATACCCATGAATATGAAATCAACTGACCTTCTAAGAGCAATAGAAATGGCAAAGCGATATTCTAAAAAAGTAGTACTAATACTTGGAGATAATGAAGTTTCTTTTGATTATGTTGGTTGGAGAAATGTCATAAGTACTGAAATAACTGAAGAATGGTTTGAATCCAAATACGAAATAAGAAGTAAGGTTGTAAAGTATATAGACCAGAAAGATGAAGTTGTAATAGTTGGTGGAGGTTTGGCATGCTCTTTTGCAAGACAATATGGTATTGATAGTGTATTTGCAACTGCCAGTGACGAATCTATAAGAGAAGCTGTTGAGTATTGTAAGAAATTATTAGATACATTAGGCGAAGAAAAATTTAACAATGAAGTATTGAGAAATATATTAGATGGTATAAAAGATGGAGTAATTGCTATAGATAGTAATGGAAGTATAATTTTATACAATGAAAGTGCAAAAAACATGCTTAAAGTAGAAAGAAAATGTGCACTTAATAAATATATTCTAGATGTATTTCCAAAAATGGGATGGCTATTAGATTGTCTACATGAAAAAGATGATGCAGAAGATAGAAAGATAAGAAATATAAACAACTTGATTGTTAATACTAGAACAACATTAATAAAGGTAGATGATAGCACTTATGGAGTTTTAGGAATAATACAAGATATAACTAAACTGCAAAACTTAGAAAGAAAAATAAGGTTTGATTTAAATCAAAAAGGTCTATATGCCAGATATACTTTTGATGATTTTTTATTTAAAGATAAATTAACTAAGGAATTTATTGAAGAAGCTAAAAAAATCGGGAAAAGTGATTATACAACGCTACTTTATGGAGAAAGTGGGTCTGGTAAAGAAATTATAGCTCATAGTATACATAACATAAGCAAAAGAAAAGATAGGCCTTTTGTGGCTATAAACTGTGCTACTATAGCAGAAAACTTACTTGAAAGTGAGCTTTTTGGATATGAAGAAGGTGCATTTACAGGTGCTAGAAAAGGTGGAAAAAGAGGGTTATTTGAACTCGCTCATGGAGGAACTCTTTTTCTTGATGAAATAAACAGTCTCTCATTTAATATTCAGACAAAATTATTAAGAGTAATAGAGGAACGACAAATAATGAGAATTGGTTCTGACTATATAATACCTTTGGATATTAGAATTATAGCAGCTACCAATGAATCTTTGACAGAAAAAATAGTTATGGGTACATTTAGAGCTGACTTATTTTATAGATTAAGTAGTTTAGAGATAAACATCCCTCCTTTAAGAGATAGAAGAGAAGATATAATACCACTATTTAATAATTTTGTAAATGAAGTGTTAAAGGATGACGGTTTAAATGGAATAAACAGTATAGATGAAAATTTTGCTTTAACTAAAGATGAGATAAATGCGCTGTATAATTATAGTTGGCCTGGAAATGTGAGAGAGCTAAAAACAATAGCTCAAAAGTATGTTGTGACAGGAAAAATTAAATTAAGAAAAGAGCAAAACTTTAAGGCTAAAGAAGCAGTATCTAGTCCTAGTATAGAAGAATTTAATGTTGAAACAACAGCAAGTATGGAAACTACAGATGAAGTTATAGATATAGGTAAGATAAATGATGGTAAGGTAAGTATAGATATAAAAGAAGTAAATAAATATGTTGAAGAAAAAATAATAAGCATGCTTTTTGCTCAGGGGCTTTCCAAAAATGAAGTTGCACAAATTCTTGGAATAAGTAGAACATCTCTATGGAAAAAATATAATAAAAATATTTAG
- a CDS encoding aminotransferase class I/II-fold pyridoxal phosphate-dependent enzyme: protein MSQSMVGKHAMWPKENDVIFSLSGRAQAAEKALGMDNVINATIGALMDDSGKLITMKTVYDEYKALDNCDIGAYAALEGQPDYLEAVKKVFFRDYLPEGHIRVLASPGGSGAIKLAVWNYTNEGDEVLTSDWFWSPYVSIAEEANRKVVNYQLFDDNRKFNFDSFKENFVNIAEKQGRVFTIINTPAHNPTGYSVADDEWDKILDLSKEVAKDKDKKIIFFVDSAYIDFAGDDDVCRKFFKKFSNLPENVLVLVGFSMSKGFTAYGMRMGAIICISSNEDVAEEFHYSCVHSCRANWSNCNRSAMAVLSNIVNDPEKFKEYEDEKEVYKKMLTRRADVFVKEAERVGLEILPYIAGFFVSIPCDNPREVCEELTKHNVFAIPLKMGLRFAVCAVSEEKCKKAPSIIKEALESLEVKINN from the coding sequence ATGAGTCAAAGTATGGTTGGTAAGCATGCAATGTGGCCAAAAGAAAATGATGTTATATTTAGCTTATCTGGAAGAGCTCAAGCAGCAGAAAAAGCTTTAGGTATGGATAATGTAATAAATGCAACAATAGGCGCTCTAATGGATGACTCAGGAAAATTAATAACAATGAAAACTGTATATGATGAATATAAAGCATTAGATAACTGTGACATAGGTGCATATGCAGCTCTTGAAGGTCAACCAGACTACTTAGAAGCAGTTAAAAAGGTATTTTTCAGAGATTACTTACCAGAAGGACATATAAGAGTATTAGCTTCACCAGGAGGAAGTGGTGCAATAAAACTAGCTGTATGGAATTATACAAATGAAGGTGATGAAGTTTTAACATCTGATTGGTTTTGGAGCCCATATGTTAGTATAGCTGAAGAAGCTAATAGAAAAGTAGTAAACTACCAATTGTTTGATGATAATAGAAAGTTTAATTTTGATTCATTCAAGGAAAATTTTGTAAATATAGCAGAAAAACAAGGAAGAGTTTTTACAATTATAAATACACCAGCTCACAATCCAACAGGATATAGTGTTGCAGATGATGAGTGGGATAAAATATTAGACTTATCAAAAGAAGTTGCAAAAGATAAAGACAAAAAGATAATATTTTTCGTAGATTCAGCATATATTGACTTTGCAGGCGATGATGATGTATGTAGAAAATTCTTTAAGAAATTTTCTAACCTGCCTGAAAACGTTCTCGTGTTAGTTGGTTTCAGTATGTCAAAAGGATTTACAGCCTATGGAATGAGAATGGGAGCTATAATTTGTATATCTTCAAATGAAGATGTAGCTGAAGAGTTCCATTATTCATGTGTTCATTCATGTAGAGCAAACTGGTCAAATTGTAATAGAAGTGCTATGGCAGTCTTATCTAATATTGTAAATGACCCTGAAAAATTCAAAGAATATGAGGATGAAAAAGAAGTATACAAAAAAATGCTGACTAGAAGAGCAGATGTATTTGTAAAAGAAGCTGAAAGAGTAGGATTAGAAATTCTTCCATATATAGCAGGTTTCTTTGTAAGTATACCATGTGATAATCCAAGAGAAGTATGTGAAGAGTTAACTAAACACAATGTGTTTGCAATTCCATTGAAAATGGGATTAAGATTTGCAGTTTGTGCAGTTTCAGAAGAAAAATGTAAGAAAGCACCAAGTATTATAAAAGAAGCACTTGAAAGTTTAGAAGTAAAAATAAATAATTAA
- the iorA gene encoding indolepyruvate ferredoxin oxidoreductase subunit alpha: MKQLMTGNEAIARGAYEAGVKYASAYPGTPSTEILENLATYKDAIVAEWAPNEKVALEAAIGGSIAGARTMASMKHVGVNVAADPIFTYAYTGVNGGMVLITADEPGMHSSQNEQDNRMYAKFAKIPLFEPSTSQEAKDMIKEAFEVSEKYDTPVLYRVTTRLCHSKGLVECYDREEVEIKEYVKNAKKMVTVPANAQIRRGVVEERMEILKKFSNETDLNYYEINDTKIGVIASGMCCNFAKEVFEKNASYMKLGFTNPLPYEKIKEFADKVDKIYVIEENDPFIEEQIKAYGIDCIGKEVIPPYGEMTPDVLRKAIFGKTNDTIEYKAELVTPRPPSFCAGCPHRGFFYELGKRKNLIVGGDIGCYTLGFAPPYNGIDYVVCMGSAFGTAHGAQKVLNMKEGNEKRLVGVLGDSTFFHTGINGLLDVVYNRGNSISVILDNRITGMTGHQENPGSGYTLQGDKTKDVDIEGLVKACGIEHVRVIDPNNLKEVNEALDWALAIEDEPSVIITRWPCVLKKFSKEDIEEFNNPFKTKCKVDHDKCIGCKLCLKTGCPALSFDKENKLSNIDRNQCVGCGVCSQVCPKQAIVKEEK; this comes from the coding sequence ATGAAACAATTGATGACAGGTAATGAGGCAATTGCACGTGGAGCCTATGAGGCTGGTGTTAAATATGCATCTGCATATCCAGGTACTCCAAGTACAGAAATACTAGAAAATTTAGCAACATATAAAGATGCAATAGTTGCAGAATGGGCTCCAAACGAAAAGGTAGCACTTGAGGCTGCTATAGGGGGGTCAATTGCAGGAGCAAGGACTATGGCTTCTATGAAACATGTTGGTGTAAATGTTGCGGCGGATCCAATATTTACTTATGCATATACAGGCGTAAATGGTGGTATGGTACTTATTACTGCAGATGAACCGGGAATGCATTCATCTCAAAATGAACAAGATAATAGAATGTATGCAAAATTTGCAAAGATACCTTTATTTGAACCATCAACTAGCCAAGAAGCTAAAGATATGATAAAAGAAGCTTTTGAAGTAAGTGAAAAATATGATACACCAGTTTTATATAGAGTTACAACAAGACTCTGTCACTCAAAAGGTTTAGTAGAGTGTTATGATAGAGAAGAAGTTGAAATTAAAGAGTATGTGAAAAATGCTAAAAAAATGGTTACTGTTCCAGCAAATGCTCAAATAAGAAGAGGCGTTGTTGAAGAGAGAATGGAAATTCTTAAAAAATTCTCAAATGAAACTGACTTAAACTACTATGAAATAAATGATACAAAAATAGGTGTTATAGCTTCAGGTATGTGTTGTAATTTTGCTAAAGAAGTATTTGAAAAAAATGCATCATATATGAAGTTAGGATTTACAAATCCATTACCTTATGAAAAAATAAAAGAATTTGCAGACAAAGTAGATAAAATATATGTAATAGAAGAAAATGATCCATTTATAGAAGAACAAATAAAAGCATATGGAATAGATTGTATTGGAAAAGAGGTAATACCTCCATATGGAGAAATGACACCAGATGTTTTAAGAAAAGCTATATTTGGGAAAACAAATGATACTATAGAATATAAAGCTGAATTAGTAACACCAAGACCACCAAGTTTCTGTGCAGGATGTCCACATAGAGGATTCTTCTATGAACTTGGAAAGAGAAAAAATTTAATAGTTGGTGGAGATATAGGATGTTATACTCTTGGATTTGCTCCTCCATATAATGGAATAGATTATGTTGTTTGTATGGGTTCTGCTTTTGGAACTGCACATGGTGCTCAAAAAGTTCTTAATATGAAAGAAGGAAATGAAAAGAGATTAGTAGGTGTACTTGGAGATTCAACTTTCTTCCATACAGGAATAAATGGTCTTTTAGATGTAGTTTACAATAGAGGTAACTCTATATCAGTAATACTAGACAATAGAATAACAGGAATGACAGGACATCAAGAAAATCCAGGCTCAGGATATACTTTACAAGGTGATAAAACTAAAGATGTTGACATAGAAGGATTAGTTAAAGCTTGTGGAATAGAACATGTAAGAGTTATAGACCCTAACAATCTAAAAGAAGTAAATGAAGCATTGGATTGGGCTTTGGCTATAGAAGATGAACCATCTGTAATAATCACAAGATGGCCATGTGTACTTAAAAAATTCTCTAAAGAAGATATAGAAGAGTTTAATAATCCATTTAAAACTAAGTGTAAGGTTGACCATGATAAGTGTATAGGATGTAAATTATGCTTAAAAACTGGATGTCCAGCACTATCATTTGATAAAGAAAATAAATTATCAAATATAGATAGAAATCAGTGTGTAGGATGTGGAGTATGTTCACAAGTTTGTCCAAAACAAGCAATAGTTAAGGAGGAAAAATAA
- a CDS encoding indolepyruvate oxidoreductase subunit beta encodes MTKSILLVGVGGQGTILASKLLTMGLMEAGYDVKMSEIHGMSQRGGSVSSQVRYGDCVHSPVIEIGGADILVSFEKMEALRWFNYLKPEGKALVNNHRIDSMTVLIGGAEYQENDIDAELNRLNAKVINAADKAEELGNAKIMNVILLGCLVKSMELESIDWEKIISENVKPKFVELNIKAFHEGMEMVGK; translated from the coding sequence ATGACTAAGAGTATACTTTTGGTAGGTGTAGGAGGTCAAGGAACTATACTTGCTAGTAAATTATTAACTATGGGATTGATGGAAGCTGGATATGATGTAAAAATGAGTGAGATACATGGTATGAGTCAAAGAGGAGGTTCAGTTTCTTCACAAGTTAGATATGGAGATTGTGTTCATTCTCCAGTTATAGAAATCGGAGGAGCAGATATCTTAGTATCTTTTGAAAAAATGGAAGCGTTAAGATGGTTTAATTATCTAAAACCAGAAGGAAAAGCTTTGGTAAATAATCATAGAATAGATTCTATGACTGTTTTAATCGGAGGAGCTGAATATCAAGAAAATGATATAGATGCGGAATTAAATAGATTAAATGCAAAAGTGATAAATGCAGCAGATAAAGCTGAAGAGTTAGGAAATGCAAAGATAATGAATGTTATTTTATTAGGATGTCTAGTTAAATCTATGGAACTAGAGTCTATTGATTGGGAAAAAATTATAAGTGAAAATGTTAAACCAAAATTTGTCGAGCTAAATATAAAAGCTTTCCATGAAGGTATGGAAATGGTTGGCAAATAG
- the buk gene encoding butyrate kinase, which produces MTYRILAINPGSTSTKIGVYDGEEQILVKTIDHPAEEIAKYNTIQDQFEMRKNAVLSILEENNIDLKSLSAIVGRGGVLPPVKSGAYLVNEEMIDVLRHRPVLEHASNLGAVVAHAISEPLGINSYIYDSVAVDELIDIARVSGLCGMDRASTGHALNTRAMALKYAKDNCKDYKNLNLIVAHIGGGVSIYLHEKGRMVDMLSDDEGPFSPERSGRVPATKLVAACYSGQYSKREMTKKIRGKGGIVSYLNTVDAREVEKMIAEGNEEAKIIYEAMAYQLAKGIGELATVVDGKVDAIIITGGIAYSEMFTSMVKKRVEFIAPVEIMAGENELESLAFGTLRVLNGDEEARIYSEN; this is translated from the coding sequence ATGACTTATAGAATATTAGCCATAAATCCAGGTTCTACTTCTACAAAAATAGGAGTATATGATGGAGAAGAACAAATTCTTGTGAAGACGATAGACCATCCAGCAGAGGAGATTGCAAAATATAATACAATTCAAGACCAATTTGAAATGCGTAAAAATGCAGTTTTAAGTATTCTTGAAGAAAATAATATAGATTTAAAATCTCTTAGTGCAATAGTTGGAAGAGGCGGAGTTTTGCCACCAGTAAAATCAGGCGCATATTTAGTGAATGAAGAAATGATTGATGTACTTAGACATAGACCAGTACTTGAGCATGCTTCAAATTTAGGAGCAGTTGTTGCACATGCAATATCAGAACCGCTTGGAATAAACTCATATATCTATGACTCTGTTGCAGTAGACGAACTTATAGATATAGCAAGAGTATCTGGACTTTGTGGAATGGATAGAGCAAGTACAGGGCATGCATTAAATACTAGAGCAATGGCTTTAAAATACGCTAAGGATAATTGTAAAGATTATAAGAATTTAAACTTAATAGTAGCTCATATTGGTGGAGGAGTAAGTATTTATCTTCATGAAAAAGGAAGAATGGTTGATATGTTATCTGATGATGAAGGACCATTTTCACCAGAAAGATCAGGAAGAGTTCCTGCTACAAAATTGGTAGCTGCTTGTTATTCAGGTCAATACTCAAAAAGAGAAATGACTAAAAAGATAAGAGGTAAAGGTGGTATAGTTTCATATTTAAATACTGTAGATGCTAGAGAAGTTGAAAAGATGATAGCAGAAGGAAATGAAGAAGCCAAAATTATTTATGAAGCAATGGCATACCAATTGGCAAAAGGAATTGGAGAATTAGCAACTGTAGTAGATGGAAAAGTTGATGCTATAATTATAACAGGTGGAATTGCATATTCTGAAATGTTTACTTCAATGGTTAAAAAGAGAGTTGAGTTTATAGCACCAGTAGAAATTATGGCAGGAGAAAATGAGTTAGAATCACTTGCTTTTGGAACTCTTAGAGTGCTAAATGGAGATGAAGAAGCTAGAATTTATAGTGAAAATTAA